The following proteins are encoded in a genomic region of Corylus avellana chromosome ca4, CavTom2PMs-1.0:
- the LOC132179129 gene encoding uncharacterized protein LOC132179129, with product MDAASAAASSLKTVKALTISTTQKISNPTALIPPWLSTKPNILTLYASNSGPRNSVLRLTRCSTKPDTNTDNETDQNSTIEPDSNSKTLKPSSPIADESLSSLSPLSSSASSSSSRGLVFGLGPANSWDSAEIGSPVVKRFLSDEEERWYMWYYGRSNGNPASDSIGLAVSRNGIHWERGGGAIGSSGEAGSVMNCSKDWWAFDTENIRPCEVVVMSSTKVRTSSAVYWLYYTGYSSEKAEFSDNTLKFNLKNPERFCIGENDGVEKISKSLPGLAISQDGRHWARIEGEHHSGALFDVGSEREWDNSFIAAPQVVFHGSGDLRMYYHSFDLENGEFGIGIARSRDGIRWVKMGKIMGGGGSGSFDELGVMNARVVRNRKDGKYVLAYEGVAGDGGRSIGLAVSSTGLKDWRRLQDEAAALMASVEDGWDNQGVGSPCLVQMDGDVDEWRLYYRGVGNGGRIGIGMAVSQGSDITSFRRWTGFHL from the coding sequence ATGGATGCAGCATCAGCAGCAGCTTCATCACTGAAAACCGTTAAGGCCCTCACAATTTCAACCACCCAAAAAATTAGTAACCCAACTGCCTTAATCCCTCCATGGCTCTCAACGAAACCCAACATCCTCACTCTTTATGCCTCAAACTCCGGCCCCAGAAACAGTGTTCTCCGCCTCACCCGCTGCTCCACAAAACCGGACACCAACACAGACAATGAAACAGACCAAAATTCGACCATTGAACCCGACTCAAATTCAAAAACCCTGAAACCTTCATCACCCATTGCAGATGAATCACTTTCTTCTTTATCACCATTATCTTCATcagcatcttcttcttcttctagagGGTTGGTGTTTGGTTTGGGTCCCGCAAACTCATGGGACAGTGCAGAAATTGGGTCACCAGTTGTGAAAAGGTTCCTCAGTGATGAGGAGGAGAGATGGTACATGTGGTACTATGGAAGGTCTAATGGAAACCCGGCTTCCGATTCGATAGGCTTAGCGGTTTCGAGAAATGGAATTCACTGGGAGAGAGGCGGAGGAGCTATTGGATCGAGCGGAGAGGCGGGTTCCGTGATGAATTGTAGCAAGGATTGGTGGGCGTTTGATACTGAAAATATTAGGCCTTGTGAGGTGGTGGTCATGTCCAGTACTAAGGTTAGAACTTCCAGTGCTGTTTACTGGCTTTACTACACCGGATACAGTTCTGAGAAGGCAGAGTTTTCTGATAATACTTTgaaattcaatttgaaaaacccAGAAAGGTTTTGCATTGGTGAAAATGATGGAGTAGAGAAGATTTCAAAGTCTTTGCCCGGCTTGGCAATTAGTCAGGATGGGAGGCACTGGGCTAGAATTGAAGGTGAGCATCACAGTGGAGCTCTGTTTGATGTGGGGTCTGAAAGAGAGTGGGATAATTCGTTTATTGCAGCCCCGCAGGTTGTGTTTCATGGAAGTGGTGATCTTAGAATGTATTACCATTCGTTTGATCTGGAAAATGGGGAATTTGGTATTGGAATTGCGAGGTCGAGGGATGGGATTAGGTGGGTGAAGATGGGGAAGATAATGGGAGGAGGAGGAAGCGGTTCTTTTGACGAGCTTGGGGTGATGAATGCTCGTGTAGTCAGAAACCGGAAGGATGGAAAGTATGTGTTGGCATATGAAGGTGTTGCTGGTGATGGGGGGAGGAGTATTGGGTTGGCTGTGTCTTCAACTGGTTTGAAGGATTGGCGGAGGCTTCAAGATGAGGCGGCGGCTCTAATGGCGTCGGTGGAAGATGGATGGGACAATCAAGGAGTGGGATCCCCGTGCCTTGTTCAAATGGATGGGGATGTAGATGAGTGGAGGTTGTATTATAGAGGAGTTGGAAATGGGGGAAGAATTGGGATTGGCATGGCAGTTTCTCAAGGAAGCGATATTACAAGTTTTAGAAGATGGACCGGATTTCATTTATAA
- the LOC132176907 gene encoding uncharacterized protein LOC132176907, which yields MMNATNLIQSPWLSTQPQTLALYASSTSLCSNFPSHQRGPCPKSRNSAFFLTQCSTKPGIDSNNATNRNPAIERDSSSKSQHLATPTPNQALTSTCSRGLVLELGPKNSWDGKEIGSPVVKRFIGDNEERWYMWYHGRSDGTNTSDSIGLAVSRNGIHWERGAEHVRSCGDAGLVMSCSKNWWAFDTESIRPSEMVIMSSPMYSAVYWLYYTGFSSEEANLPGDPNMLQNPERVQSGDKKDACHRIGKISKSLPGLACSQDGRHWARIEGDHHSGALLDVGSDKEWDSLFIAAPQVVVHSNDDLRMYYHSFDVKNGQFALGLARSRDGIRWVKLGKIMGGGSDGSFDELGVKNACVVRTHREGNYLMAYEGVSADGTGSIGLAVSPDGLKNWKRLQEDPVVKPSEKDGWDNKGVGSPCLVQMEGNVDKWRLYYVGIGHGGMTGIGMAVSEGSNIRNFRRWAGSHL from the coding sequence ATGATGAATGCAACAAATCTAATCCAATCTCCATGGCTTTCTACACAACCACAAACACTTGCTCTTTATGCCTCTAGCACATCGTTGTGCAGTAACTTTCCAAGCCACCAAAGAGGTCCATGTCCCAAGTCTAGAAACAGCGCATTCTTTCTCACTCAGTGCTCTACAAAACCAGGCATTGACAGCAACAATGCAACGAATAGGAATCCTGCCATTGAACGGGATTCAAGTTCAAAATCTCAACATTTGGCAACTCCCACACCAAATCAAGCACTCACATCTACTTGTTCAAGAGGTCTGGTGCTTGAATTGGGTCCCAAAAACTCCTGGGATGGTAAAGAAATTGGCTCACCAGTTGTAAAAAGATTCATAGGAGACAATGAGGAAAGGTGGTACATGTGGTACCATGGAAGGTCTGACGGTACCAACACTTCCGATTCCATTGGATTAGCAGTCTCGCGCAATGGAATCCACTGGGAAAGAGGAGCAGAACATGTTAGATCGTGTGGGGATGCAGGTTTGGTGATGAGTTGCAGCAAGAATTGGTGGGCTTTTGACACAGAGAGCATTAGGCCTTCTGAGATGGTTATTATGTCCAGCCCAATGTACAGTGCTGTTTACTGGCTTTATTATACAGGATTTAGTTCTGAAGAAGCTAACTTACCAGGAGATCCAAACATGTTACAAAACCCAGAAAGAGTTCAGAGTGGAGACAAGAAAGATGCATGTCATAGAATTGGCAAAATTTCAAAGTCTCTGCCAGGCCTGGCATGTAGTCAGGATGGTAGGCATTGGGCCAGAATTGAAGGGGATCATCATAGCGGAGCACTGTTAGATGTGGGATCTGACAAGGAGTGGGATTCTTTGTTTATTGCCGCACCTCAGGTTGTTGTGCACAGCAATGATGATCTCAGGATGTATTATCATTCATTTGATGTCAAAAATGGGCAGTTTGCTCTTGGACTTGCAAGGTCCAGAGATGGTATCAGATGGGTGAAGCTGGGGAAGATAATGGGAGGGGGGTCAGATGGTTCTTTTGATGAGCTTGGGGTCAAGAATGCATGTGTGGTGAGAACCCACAGAGAAGGAAACTATTTGATGGCATATGAGGGTGTTTCTGCAGATGGGACGGGGAGTATTGGGCTGGCAGTATCTCCAGATGGACTGAAGAATTGGAAGAGGCTTCAAGAAGACCCAGTTGTTAAGCCTTCAGAAAAAGATGGATGGGATAATAAAGGAGTGGGATCCCCATGTCTGGTTCAGATGGAAGGCAACGTAGATAAATGGAGATTGTATTATGTAGGTATTGGGCATGGTGGAATGACTGGGATCGGAATGGCAGTTTCAGAAGGCAGTAACATAAGAAATTTTAGAAGATGGGCAGGATCTCACTTGTAA